In one window of Opitutus sp. GAS368 DNA:
- a CDS encoding CHASE domain-containing protein, protein MVPPRRPFTVANLQPGMWLVSLLFVAAVYFAAARLGLLLASVHGNVSPVWPATGVAIGALLLGGWRLWPGVALGAFLANALTPVSLLVAAAIGTGNTLEALAGAWIVRRCIAALRHGEFSYLAEPAGLALAAALAPVISASWGVLTLLAGDAIPWSISGTLWWTWWVGDALGALVVTPLLLAGRDLIRSWRPRTLRDYGRALLVLVAADAVGWLVFFQPVGNGFLFAIFPVLLLAVVWFGAVGARLTAFLISALGIGAAFLGTGPFAGGSLNEDLLHLQLFLTSVAAAALLLPVFRATGRLLPSSLLLLAGWALSGWLFSSLHQDRLKADALHFDRLVEEATGRIHQRLVTYEDTLRGGAGLLGAAKSTGPAEWRAYVDSLQLLERYPGVQGLGVVFPVTPENTAGFLARMRREGAPDFAIHRPPGAPIDPERGEQFVLGYIEPLADNRPALGLDNAAEPNRRAAAEAARDSGRPRISRRIIPVQDADQRPGFLLFVPAYQPGQPMETVAQRRAALIGWVDGVFITELFLRGVLGPEPRELALQLYEGPAAVREQLLYGPAANRGGAPAIERTTRLEMDGQIFTLGWNRGPAFVAAGPSAAVWAATSSGLVSLLMIGLVVSLQSARHRARALAAERTEELNASEERFRLSIDNVQDYGIFALDALGHVATWNSGAERNTGYTAAEIIGRHSSVFYTQTEIAAGKPARELAAAAAQGRVEDEGWRLRKNGSIYWANVVVTALRGPDGQPAGFLKIVRDMTERKRLEQSLAQARDEALQASRLKSEFLATMSHEIRTPMNAIIGMSGLLMDTDPTSEQRLMGRVIQTSADSLLSILDDILDFSKIEAGKLRLDPADFDLRLVVEETLALLAPRAHQRGLELLCACDPSLAQPLHGDAGRIRQVLTNLVSNAIKFTEQGEVSVRVDTLREPAGRKVFRVTVNDTGPGIPPEARARLFEPFTQVDGSATRRFGGTGLGLAICRQLVELMGGRIGYDSAPGHGSIFWFELELPRGAALPASEPLATLPAGLRVLIVDDNATNRWILLEQLAPFGLEIKAVADGSAALAWLWAQAAVGEFCHLVLLDYHMPGMSGLQLAVEIRADPTLRHIPLVMLSSAGPVEDPTTAAAVGFAACLIKPVREAQLQRCLARILGGQGVPALAATPPAAKAAPGGLNLLFAEDNKDNQLVLRMMFEKMGHAVAIVENGQEALERLAGGNFDAVLMDCEMPVMDGYEATRRIRSGQEPGVNPRVPIIALTAHVLPGQRQKCLSAGMDDYLAKPLRLTAVRETFIRCGLLKGIPLGRSES, encoded by the coding sequence ATGGTTCCTCCCCGGCGTCCTTTCACGGTCGCCAACCTGCAGCCGGGCATGTGGCTGGTTTCCCTGTTGTTCGTGGCGGCCGTCTACTTTGCGGCGGCCCGGCTCGGCCTGCTGCTGGCCAGCGTGCACGGCAATGTGTCGCCGGTCTGGCCGGCGACCGGCGTGGCCATCGGGGCCCTGCTGCTCGGCGGGTGGCGGCTCTGGCCCGGGGTCGCCCTCGGGGCGTTCCTGGCCAATGCCCTGACCCCGGTCTCGCTCCTGGTGGCGGCGGCGATCGGCACCGGCAACACCCTGGAGGCGTTGGCGGGCGCGTGGATCGTGCGCCGGTGCATTGCCGCCCTGCGGCACGGGGAATTTTCCTACCTCGCGGAACCCGCGGGGCTGGCGCTGGCCGCCGCCCTGGCCCCGGTGATCAGCGCCAGCTGGGGCGTGCTGACCTTGCTGGCCGGCGACGCCATCCCTTGGTCGATCAGCGGCACATTGTGGTGGACGTGGTGGGTGGGCGACGCCCTTGGCGCCCTGGTCGTGACCCCGCTTTTGCTGGCCGGACGGGATCTCATCCGCAGCTGGCGCCCGCGCACCCTGCGCGATTATGGCCGGGCCCTGCTGGTGCTGGTCGCAGCGGACGCCGTGGGCTGGCTCGTGTTCTTCCAGCCGGTGGGCAACGGGTTTCTCTTCGCCATTTTCCCCGTGCTGCTGCTCGCGGTGGTTTGGTTTGGCGCCGTCGGCGCCCGGCTCACCGCCTTCCTGATTTCGGCGCTGGGCATCGGGGCCGCCTTCCTGGGCACCGGGCCCTTCGCCGGCGGTTCGCTCAACGAAGATCTGCTGCATCTCCAGCTGTTTCTGACCTCGGTCGCCGCGGCCGCGCTGCTTCTGCCGGTGTTCCGCGCCACCGGCCGGCTGCTGCCGTCGAGCCTGCTGCTGCTGGCGGGGTGGGCGTTGAGCGGCTGGCTTTTCTCCTCGCTGCATCAGGACCGCCTCAAAGCGGATGCCCTCCACTTCGACCGGCTGGTGGAAGAGGCCACCGGCCGCATTCACCAGCGGCTGGTCACCTACGAGGACACGCTGCGGGGCGGCGCCGGCCTGCTCGGGGCGGCCAAGTCCACCGGGCCGGCGGAATGGCGCGCCTATGTGGATTCCCTCCAGCTGCTGGAAAGGTATCCCGGCGTGCAGGGCCTCGGGGTGGTTTTTCCCGTAACCCCGGAGAACACCGCGGGATTTCTCGCCCGGATGCGCCGGGAGGGCGCGCCCGACTTTGCGATCCACCGCCCGCCGGGCGCACCCATCGACCCGGAACGGGGCGAACAATTCGTGCTGGGCTACATCGAACCGCTGGCCGACAACCGCCCGGCGCTGGGCCTCGACAACGCCGCGGAACCCAACCGTCGCGCCGCCGCCGAAGCGGCACGGGACAGCGGCCGGCCACGCATCTCCCGGCGCATCATTCCCGTGCAGGATGCCGACCAGCGTCCGGGTTTCCTGCTCTTCGTCCCCGCTTATCAGCCGGGCCAGCCCATGGAGACCGTGGCCCAGCGCCGCGCCGCGCTGATCGGCTGGGTGGATGGCGTGTTCATCACGGAACTTTTTCTCCGCGGGGTGCTCGGTCCCGAGCCGCGCGAGCTGGCGCTGCAGCTTTATGAGGGTCCGGCCGCCGTGCGGGAACAACTCCTTTATGGCCCGGCGGCCAATCGCGGCGGTGCCCCGGCCATCGAGCGCACCACCCGGCTCGAAATGGACGGCCAGATTTTCACCCTCGGCTGGAACCGCGGTCCGGCTTTCGTGGCGGCGGGCCCGTCGGCGGCCGTCTGGGCCGCCACCAGCTCGGGCCTCGTCTCCCTGCTGATGATCGGGCTGGTCGTCAGCCTGCAGTCCGCCCGCCACCGGGCCCGCGCCCTGGCCGCGGAACGGACCGAAGAGCTGAACGCCAGCGAGGAGCGCTTCCGTCTGTCGATCGACAATGTGCAGGACTACGGCATCTTCGCCCTCGATGCCCTGGGTCACGTGGCCACCTGGAATTCCGGCGCCGAGCGCAATACCGGCTACACCGCCGCCGAGATCATCGGCCGACATTCCTCGGTGTTCTACACCCAGACCGAGATTGCCGCGGGCAAGCCGGCCCGCGAACTCGCCGCCGCCGCCGCGCAGGGGCGCGTGGAGGACGAGGGTTGGCGCCTGCGCAAGAACGGCTCGATCTACTGGGCCAATGTGGTCGTCACCGCCCTGCGCGGCCCCGACGGCCAGCCGGCCGGTTTCCTGAAAATCGTGCGCGACATGACCGAGCGCAAGCGGCTGGAACAGTCGCTGGCGCAGGCGCGCGACGAGGCGCTGCAGGCCTCGCGCCTCAAGTCCGAGTTCCTGGCCACCATGAGCCACGAGATCCGCACGCCCATGAACGCCATCATCGGCATGTCCGGGCTGCTGATGGACACCGACCCGACCTCCGAACAGCGGCTGATGGGCCGCGTGATCCAGACCAGCGCCGACAGCCTGCTCTCGATCCTCGATGACATCCTGGATTTCTCCAAGATCGAGGCCGGCAAGCTGCGGCTCGATCCCGCCGACTTCGACCTCCGGCTGGTGGTCGAGGAAACCCTCGCCCTGCTCGCCCCGCGCGCACACCAGCGGGGCCTGGAGCTCCTGTGCGCCTGCGACCCCTCCCTCGCCCAGCCCCTGCACGGCGATGCCGGCCGGATCCGGCAGGTGCTGACGAACCTCGTGAGCAACGCCATCAAGTTCACCGAACAGGGCGAGGTGTCGGTGCGCGTGGACACCCTGCGCGAGCCGGCCGGCCGCAAGGTCTTTCGGGTCACGGTCAACGACACCGGCCCGGGCATTCCCCCGGAGGCGCGCGCCCGGCTGTTCGAGCCCTTCACCCAGGTCGACGGCTCCGCGACCCGGCGCTTCGGCGGCACAGGACTCGGCCTCGCCATCTGCCGGCAGCTCGTCGAACTGATGGGCGGGCGCATCGGCTACGACAGCGCGCCCGGCCACGGTTCGATCTTCTGGTTCGAACTCGAACTGCCGCGAGGGGCCGCCCTGCCCGCCAGCGAACCTCTGGCCACCCTGCCCGCCGGCCTGCGCGTGCTGATCGTGGATGACAACGCGACCAACCGCTGGATCCTGCTCGAGCAACTCGCCCCCTTCGGCCTGGAGATCAAGGCCGTGGCCGACGGCTCGGCGGCCCTCGCCTGGTTGTGGGCGCAAGCCGCCGTCGGCGAGTTCTGCCATCTCGTGCTCCTCGACTACCACATGCCGGGCATGAGCGGGCTGCAGCTGGCGGTCGAGATCCGCGCCGACCCGACGCTCCGTCACATCCCGCTCGTCATGTTGTCCTCGGCCGGCCCGGTGGAGGATCCCACCACCGCCGCGGCCGTGGGCTTCGCCGCCTGCCTGATCAAGCCGGTCCGCGAGGCCCAATTGCAGCGCTGTCTCGCCCGAATCCTCGGCGGCCAGGGTGTCCCCGCGCTGGCCGCGACGCCACCGGCCGCCAAGGCCGCCCCCGGCGGGCTGAACCTGCTGTTCGCCGAGGACAACAAGGACAACCAGCTCGTGCTGCGCATGATGTTCGAGAAGATGGGGCATGCCGTCGCCATCGTGGAGAACGGCCAGGAGGCCTTGGAGCGGCTGGCGGGGGGAAACTTCGACGCGGTGCTGATGGATTGCGAGATGCCCGTCATGGATGGCTACGAGGCGACCCGGCGGATCCGGTCCGGGCAGGAGCCGGGCGTCAATCCGCGCGTGCCGATTATCGCGCTCACGGCGCATGTTCTGCCGGGCCAGCGCCAGAAATGCCTGAGCGCCGGGATGGACGACTACCTCGCCAAGCCCCTCCGGCTGACTGCGGTCCGCGAGACCTTCATCCGCTGCGGCCTGCTCAAGGGCATACCGCTCGGCCGGAGCGAGTCGTGA
- a CDS encoding PIG-L family deacetylase codes for MKLSHPSADIFVPAGEQTPEAALRRVTHLCIGAHQDDIEIMAHAGISDCLDAPGKAFGGVVVTNGAGSPRTGSYAHLSDDEMQAVRRDEQRKAAQIGRYAIQLQLAHPSADVKNPGHAGVAADLAAIFRGCTPEVVYLHSPADKHDTHVAVLLRCLEALRALPPGLRPRRVLGCEVWRDLDWLVDAEKVALDAGRHPALALDLLKVFDSQVTGGKRYDLATLGRRAANATFNTSHATDKYEGITWAMDLTPLVTDATLDVAAYTLAFVARLQADIAGRIAKFR; via the coding sequence ATGAAACTCTCCCATCCCTCGGCCGATATCTTCGTGCCCGCCGGCGAACAGACGCCGGAAGCGGCCCTTCGCCGGGTCACCCACCTCTGCATCGGCGCGCACCAGGACGACATCGAGATCATGGCGCACGCGGGCATCAGCGATTGCCTCGATGCCCCGGGCAAGGCGTTTGGCGGCGTGGTCGTGACCAATGGCGCCGGTTCGCCCCGCACGGGCTCCTACGCGCACCTGAGCGATGATGAGATGCAGGCCGTCCGCCGCGATGAACAGCGGAAGGCGGCGCAGATCGGGCGCTACGCCATCCAGCTCCAGCTCGCCCATCCCAGCGCCGACGTCAAAAACCCCGGCCATGCCGGTGTGGCCGCCGATCTCGCGGCCATCTTCCGCGGCTGCACGCCCGAGGTGGTCTACCTGCACAGCCCGGCGGACAAGCATGACACGCACGTGGCCGTGCTGCTGCGCTGCCTCGAAGCGCTGCGCGCCTTGCCCCCCGGGCTTCGTCCCCGCCGGGTCCTGGGCTGCGAGGTCTGGCGGGATCTCGACTGGCTGGTGGATGCCGAGAAGGTGGCGCTCGATGCGGGCCGGCATCCGGCCCTCGCCCTCGACCTGCTCAAGGTGTTCGATTCCCAGGTGACGGGCGGCAAGCGCTACGACCTGGCCACCCTCGGCCGGCGCGCGGCCAACGCCACCTTCAACACGTCGCACGCGACGGACAAGTATGAGGGCATCACCTGGGCGATGGACCTGACGCCGTTGGTGACCGATGCCACGCTTGATGTCGCGGCCTACACGCTGGCCTTTGTCGCACGTTTGCAGGCCGACATCGCCGGCCGGATTGCCAAATTTCGTTGA
- a CDS encoding ROK family protein, which translates to MFDLHPRFLSALEPDFRPASLWNRAYQSLVARDPGARPCAITLGRPDGTVSRHDTRLLGPAHPAAALTLEYVERLLKFLLWQKGGSEVLVAGADEVTARLARIYHPAGERTFDHAFMGETVYGRPFRIAAAGFAALPEERSPGLPLGRNLQGCRIGFDIGGSDRKVAAVVDGRVVFSEEVAWDPYFQQDPAYHIEGVHASLQRAAAHLPRVDAIGGSAAGVYVNNEVRVASLFRGVPPELFERHIRRMFFTLRERWGGVPFEVANDGEVTALAGSMSLSDNAVLGVSMGTSMAGGYVRASGEITAWLNELAFAPIDHNPGAPGDEWSGDIGCGVQYFSQQGVARFAQRAGFAFAAGMPVPEQLVMVQQALAAGDPRARAVYEAVGICFGYALAHYADFYEFRHLLLLGRVTSGEGGAVILNRAAAVLRDEFPDLAARLQLHMPDEKSKRHGQAIAAASLPALGQPAPAIHSLP; encoded by the coding sequence ATGTTTGATCTGCACCCGCGTTTCCTTTCCGCCCTGGAGCCGGATTTCCGGCCCGCCTCGCTCTGGAACCGCGCCTACCAGTCGCTGGTCGCCCGCGACCCGGGCGCCCGGCCTTGCGCCATCACGCTGGGCCGGCCCGACGGCACGGTCTCGCGCCACGACACCCGCCTGCTCGGCCCCGCGCATCCGGCCGCGGCGCTGACCCTGGAATATGTGGAGCGGCTGCTGAAGTTCCTGCTCTGGCAAAAAGGCGGCTCGGAGGTGCTGGTCGCCGGGGCCGACGAGGTGACCGCCCGCCTGGCCCGGATTTACCACCCGGCCGGCGAACGGACCTTTGACCACGCCTTCATGGGCGAGACGGTTTACGGCCGGCCGTTCCGGATTGCGGCGGCGGGATTTGCCGCGCTGCCGGAGGAGCGGTCGCCCGGTCTGCCGCTCGGGCGCAACCTCCAGGGCTGCCGCATCGGCTTCGACATCGGCGGCAGCGACCGCAAGGTGGCCGCGGTGGTTGACGGCCGCGTGGTCTTTTCCGAGGAGGTCGCCTGGGACCCGTATTTCCAGCAGGATCCGGCCTACCATATCGAGGGGGTGCACGCCTCGCTGCAGCGGGCGGCGGCCCACCTGCCGCGCGTGGATGCCATCGGGGGCAGCGCGGCGGGGGTCTACGTCAACAACGAGGTGCGGGTCGCCTCGCTCTTCCGGGGCGTGCCGCCAGAACTTTTTGAGAGACACATCCGCCGGATGTTCTTCACCCTGCGCGAACGCTGGGGCGGCGTGCCCTTCGAGGTGGCCAACGACGGCGAGGTGACCGCGCTCGCCGGCTCGATGTCGCTCAGCGACAACGCGGTGCTCGGGGTCTCCATGGGCACCAGCATGGCCGGCGGCTACGTGCGCGCCTCCGGGGAGATCACCGCGTGGCTCAACGAGCTGGCCTTCGCTCCCATCGACCACAATCCGGGCGCCCCGGGCGACGAATGGTCCGGGGACATCGGCTGCGGCGTCCAGTATTTTTCGCAGCAGGGTGTCGCCCGTTTCGCGCAGCGCGCGGGGTTTGCCTTTGCGGCGGGCATGCCGGTCCCGGAACAACTCGTTATGGTCCAGCAGGCGCTGGCCGCCGGCGATCCCCGGGCCCGCGCCGTCTACGAGGCTGTGGGCATCTGCTTCGGCTACGCCCTCGCGCACTATGCTGACTTCTACGAGTTCCGGCATCTGCTGCTCCTCGGCCGGGTGACCTCCGGCGAGGGTGGGGCGGTGATCCTCAACCGGGCGGCGGCGGTCCTGCGGGACGAATTCCCTGACCTGGCCGCCCGGCTCCAGCTGCACATGCCGGATGAAAAATCCAAGCGTCACGGCCAGGCCATTGCCGCCGCCAGCCTGCCGGCCCTCGGCCAACCCGCCCCCGCCATCCATTCCCTGCCATGA
- a CDS encoding MFS transporter: MPITPAAPTANSLAAYNRKLLFVAGLGGLLYGIDVGIIAGAYPYMEATSGFNAGQLSFIVAAVLLGSAISTLFAGMLADWLGRRTLMTLSGVLFVASIPTIALSHGYGPLVFGRLLQGVSGGLVGVVIPLYLAECLDAKDRGKGTGVFQWMLVFGFVIAAIIALYFSYRVDEVAKLGDAARLLAFKDTAWRSIFWVSLPPGLLFVTGSFLVAESPRWLFLRGRKDAARAALLRSRDAAQAGVELAEMEASAAAERDKASAGGGARESLLRRKYVIPFILACVILACNQATGVNSIIGFNANIFIQSGLSDVQAHYGNLIFTLVNFFMTMVAVMLVDRKGRKFLLSLGTAGIIASLVIVGLLFQRTERLRVDVGPRVQALVAADQTAKVVFNADTARALLAPAGDAGRALPGQPLTLSVIYSYGGFRATTAIVRSDDAAAAPLQITRDNCVPGNKVSAFFSNPFASLEAARTAPLVIENALVTPVPSTQNGWLTAVFTFCFMAFFAIGPGVCVWLALSELMPTRIRSNGMSIALTLNQAVSTTIAAVFLPTVGKHGYSTMFFLFAGCTVVYFVTAAFFLPETKGRTLEEIEAAFEKGARKT; the protein is encoded by the coding sequence ATGCCCATCACCCCTGCCGCCCCCACCGCGAATTCCCTGGCCGCCTACAACCGCAAGCTCCTCTTCGTCGCGGGACTCGGTGGCCTGCTCTACGGCATCGACGTCGGCATCATCGCCGGGGCGTATCCGTATATGGAGGCGACCTCCGGCTTCAATGCGGGGCAGCTGTCGTTCATCGTCGCGGCGGTCCTGCTGGGCAGCGCGATCTCGACCCTGTTCGCCGGCATGCTGGCCGACTGGCTGGGCCGCCGGACCCTGATGACCTTGAGCGGCGTGCTGTTTGTCGCGAGCATCCCCACGATCGCGTTGTCGCACGGCTACGGGCCGCTGGTCTTCGGGCGGTTGCTGCAGGGCGTCAGCGGCGGCTTGGTCGGCGTCGTCATTCCGCTCTACCTCGCGGAATGCCTGGACGCGAAGGATCGCGGCAAGGGCACCGGCGTCTTCCAGTGGATGCTGGTCTTCGGCTTCGTCATCGCGGCCATCATCGCGCTCTATTTCAGCTACCGGGTCGATGAGGTCGCGAAGCTCGGCGACGCGGCCCGGCTGCTGGCGTTCAAGGACACGGCATGGCGCAGCATCTTCTGGGTCTCGCTGCCCCCCGGCCTCCTCTTCGTGACCGGCAGCTTTCTCGTGGCCGAGTCGCCGCGCTGGCTCTTCCTGCGCGGCCGGAAGGACGCCGCCCGTGCCGCGCTGCTGCGGTCCCGCGACGCGGCCCAGGCCGGGGTCGAGCTGGCGGAGATGGAGGCGAGCGCGGCCGCCGAGCGCGACAAGGCGTCGGCCGGCGGCGGCGCGAGGGAATCGCTCCTCCGTCGGAAATACGTGATCCCGTTCATCCTCGCCTGCGTGATCCTCGCCTGCAACCAGGCCACGGGCGTCAACTCCATCATCGGGTTCAACGCCAATATCTTCATCCAGAGCGGGCTCTCCGATGTCCAGGCGCACTACGGCAACCTGATCTTCACCCTCGTCAACTTCTTCATGACGATGGTCGCCGTCATGCTGGTCGACCGCAAGGGGCGCAAGTTCCTGCTGTCCCTCGGCACGGCCGGCATCATCGCCTCGCTCGTCATCGTCGGCCTGCTTTTCCAGCGGACGGAACGGCTGCGCGTCGATGTGGGCCCCCGGGTCCAGGCCCTGGTCGCGGCGGACCAGACCGCGAAGGTCGTTTTCAACGCGGACACCGCGCGCGCGCTGCTGGCCCCGGCGGGCGACGCCGGCCGGGCGCTTCCCGGCCAGCCGCTGACCCTGAGCGTCATCTATTCCTACGGCGGCTTCCGCGCCACCACTGCGATCGTGCGTTCCGACGACGCGGCGGCGGCCCCGCTCCAGATCACCCGGGACAACTGTGTGCCCGGCAACAAGGTCAGCGCGTTCTTCTCGAACCCGTTCGCCAGCCTCGAGGCGGCCCGGACGGCCCCGCTCGTCATTGAGAACGCCCTGGTCACGCCGGTGCCGAGCACGCAAAACGGCTGGCTCACCGCCGTCTTCACCTTCTGCTTCATGGCGTTTTTCGCCATCGGCCCGGGAGTGTGCGTGTGGCTGGCGCTGTCGGAGCTGATGCCCACGCGCATCCGGTCCAACGGCATGAGCATCGCGCTCACGCTCAACCAGGCCGTCTCCACCACGATCGCCGCGGTCTTTCTGCCCACCGTCGGCAAGCATGGCTACTCGACCATGTTTTTCCTGTTCGCCGGCTGCACCGTCGTCTACTTCGTCACCGCCGCGTTTTTCCTGCCCGAGACCAAGGGCCGGACGCTCGAGGAGATCGAGGCGGCGTTTGAAAAAGGCGCGCGCAAAACCTGA